In Pseudomonadota bacterium, one genomic interval encodes:
- a CDS encoding S41 family peptidase, translating to MPIVSGCAAWFPRSSTSRVRPPACLPASWALVALLDRETILERVTSQSGRWGSGALLEAPPPFRVLQRLVREICARRAARFASMEGESMKRALVRCLALTAVLGVMLCGTVRFAHARAAQAAAVNATYDGVSMLSRISLLVRNEFREEVSQSRLMTGAATGMRDYLKKRGYLRARRAIDTKVEDLVHLRQAWQTVLKEAPGIDQHQLAYAAIRGMLDTLDDPYTVFLDPEEYKGLMGQLNGGNFGGLGIYVESDEKNGKALTIVEPMEGTPATLAGLKARDVITEIDGKGTSGMALEEATRLLRGPIGSSVTLTIKRGGVEQPFKVSLTRAQIHVKTLSFKVLPSGVGYVKLRVFGDNANDEMEEAFRAFDKAGVKGYILDLRNNGGGYITAALDVSSHFLPTGSRVVSVAERGAPEIVYNSRPNLRPLLPVVILVNKYSASASEITAGAVKDLKAGQLMGEKTFGKGSVQKIFPLPDGSAVKITTAHYHTPSGQDIHKKGIAPDITVPQSVKEVAADQDATLQAAVKLLTMAPKSPSAGTDSTSLSAAHKDAVRVVSSQQEFDYIDGLRATDGGGWRIVNQTLVNDDGRYFDVVDLRSVKSGEKRTVWFQLDYFQK from the coding sequence ATGCCCATCGTGAGCGGCTGCGCCGCCTGGTTCCCCCGCTCGTCGACCAGTCGCGTGAGACCGCCCGCCTGCTTGCCGGCCTCCTGGGCGTTGGTGGCGCTTCTCGACAGGGAAACAATTCTTGAGCGGGTCACGTCACAGTCCGGTCGCTGGGGCAGTGGCGCGTTGCTCGAGGCGCCCCCGCCCTTCCGGGTGCTGCAGCGTCTTGTTCGTGAGATCTGCGCGAGGCGCGCCGCGCGCTTCGCTTCGATGGAGGGAGAATCGATGAAGAGAGCCCTGGTTCGTTGTCTGGCCCTGACCGCCGTGCTGGGCGTGATGCTGTGTGGCACGGTTCGTTTCGCGCACGCCAGAGCAGCGCAGGCCGCAGCTGTGAACGCGACCTACGACGGGGTGTCGATGCTCTCGCGCATCTCGCTTCTCGTGCGCAACGAGTTTCGCGAGGAGGTCTCCCAGTCCAGGCTCATGACCGGAGCTGCAACGGGCATGCGCGACTACCTCAAGAAACGTGGGTATCTGCGGGCGCGCCGCGCCATCGACACGAAGGTCGAGGACCTCGTTCATCTGCGCCAGGCGTGGCAGACGGTCTTGAAGGAGGCGCCGGGCATCGATCAGCATCAGCTTGCCTACGCCGCCATCCGTGGGATGCTCGACACCCTCGATGACCCCTACACGGTCTTTCTCGACCCCGAGGAGTACAAGGGCCTCATGGGTCAGCTCAACGGCGGGAACTTCGGAGGGCTCGGCATCTACGTCGAGTCTGACGAGAAGAACGGGAAGGCCCTCACCATCGTCGAGCCCATGGAGGGCACCCCCGCCACCCTGGCGGGTCTCAAGGCGCGCGACGTCATCACCGAGATCGACGGCAAGGGCACGAGCGGCATGGCGCTCGAGGAAGCCACGCGTCTTCTGCGCGGCCCCATCGGTTCGTCGGTCACCCTCACCATCAAGCGCGGGGGGGTTGAGCAGCCGTTCAAGGTCTCTCTCACCCGCGCCCAGATCCACGTGAAGACCCTGTCGTTCAAGGTGCTTCCCAGCGGTGTGGGCTACGTGAAGCTGCGGGTCTTCGGCGACAATGCCAACGACGAGATGGAGGAGGCGTTCCGCGCGTTCGACAAAGCCGGGGTGAAGGGCTACATCCTCGATCTGCGAAACAACGGCGGCGGCTACATCACGGCCGCGCTCGACGTGTCGAGCCACTTCCTCCCCACCGGAAGTCGCGTGGTATCGGTTGCCGAGCGGGGTGCTCCCGAGATCGTCTACAACTCGCGGCCCAATCTGCGCCCCCTGCTTCCCGTGGTCATCCTGGTGAACAAGTACAGCGCCAGCGCCTCCGAGATCACGGCGGGGGCGGTGAAGGATCTCAAGGCGGGTCAGCTCATGGGCGAGAAGACCTTTGGAAAGGGGAGCGTCCAGAAGATCTTTCCCCTGCCGGATGGTTCGGCGGTGAAGATCACCACTGCCCACTACCACACGCCTTCGGGTCAGGACATCCACAAGAAGGGGATTGCCCCAGACATCACCGTTCCGCAGAGCGTGAAGGAGGTGGCTGCCGATCAGGACGCCACGCTGCAGGCCGCTGTCAAGCTGCTGACCATGGCCCCGAAGAGCCCGAGCGCGGGCACTGACAGCACGTCGCTATCGGCTGCGCACAAGGACGCCGTTCGGGTGGTCAGCTCGCAGCAGGAGTTCGACTACATCGATGGCCTGCGCGCGACAGACGGGGGGGGCTGGCGCATCGTGAACCAGACGCTGGTCAACGATGACGGTCGGTACTTCGACGTGGTCGATCTTCGTTCGGTGAAATCGGGAGAGAAGCGAACCGTCTGGTTCCAGCTCGACTACTTCCAGAAGTAG
- a CDS encoding S41 family peptidase has product MRDSHKIGNRLLLAMLTVAVMLLGATVLAPYSLAHPALEVAQGNGANFKYIQRALYLLKDQYVEKPDFNALLKSAGQGVKVYLKEQKLSFPALDKFPTSPSADANLETLVGYMQKISADNKGKVNEQKLLYYALKGLMFGLKDPYSVALEPKEFKHLKESMSGGNFGGVGIYIELDRHHKNQLMVVEPIDDTPAAKAGLRPGDWILNINKVSTKGIDLEVAANRIRGPVGTPVVLEIQPKGKGPTHNVTMTRSLIHVKSATGKMLPNQIGYIRLRFFGEDTGEEVEQALTALEGKGMKGLILDVRNNGGGYINAAQQTCSQFLPRGQVVVSVVGRKRDTETNRSSGSNHKNVPMVVLINGFSASASEITAGALQDTHVATLIGTKSFGKGTVQTLQDLPDGGSLKFTIAHYLTPAGRNINKKGIKPDIEVKMDAAKVGQATGDTQLQAAEKFLKGKTAGH; this is encoded by the coding sequence ATGCGAGACAGTCACAAGATCGGAAACCGCCTGCTGCTGGCCATGCTCACCGTCGCCGTCATGCTGCTCGGCGCCACGGTGCTCGCGCCGTATTCGCTGGCGCATCCGGCACTCGAGGTGGCCCAGGGCAATGGCGCCAACTTCAAGTACATCCAGCGGGCCCTCTACCTGCTCAAGGACCAGTACGTCGAGAAGCCGGACTTCAACGCCCTGCTCAAGTCCGCGGGACAGGGCGTGAAGGTCTACCTCAAGGAGCAGAAGCTCTCGTTCCCGGCACTCGACAAGTTTCCCACGAGCCCGTCGGCCGACGCCAACCTCGAGACGCTCGTCGGCTACATGCAGAAGATCTCAGCAGACAACAAGGGCAAGGTGAACGAGCAGAAGCTGCTCTACTATGCGCTGAAGGGGCTTATGTTCGGGCTCAAGGATCCCTACTCGGTGGCGCTCGAGCCGAAGGAGTTCAAGCATCTCAAGGAGTCGATGAGCGGCGGCAACTTCGGTGGGGTGGGCATCTACATCGAGCTTGACCGCCATCACAAGAACCAGCTCATGGTGGTCGAGCCCATCGACGATACGCCGGCCGCCAAGGCGGGTCTTCGCCCGGGAGACTGGATCCTCAACATCAACAAGGTCTCCACCAAGGGCATCGACCTCGAGGTGGCGGCCAATCGCATTCGTGGTCCGGTGGGCACGCCCGTGGTGCTCGAGATCCAGCCCAAGGGGAAGGGGCCGACCCACAACGTCACCATGACCCGCAGCCTCATCCACGTGAAGAGCGCCACGGGTAAGATGCTCCCCAACCAGATCGGCTACATCCGCCTGCGCTTCTTCGGCGAAGATACCGGAGAAGAGGTCGAGCAGGCCCTCACCGCCCTCGAGGGCAAGGGCATGAAGGGCCTCATCCTCGACGTTCGCAACAACGGCGGCGGCTACATCAACGCCGCGCAGCAGACCTGCAGCCAGTTCCTGCCGCGGGGACAGGTGGTGGTGTCGGTGGTGGGCCGCAAGCGCGACACCGAGACCAACCGCTCGAGCGGGAGCAACCACAAGAACGTGCCCATGGTGGTGCTCATCAACGGGTTCTCGGCGAGCGCCTCTGAGATCACGGCGGGCGCGCTGCAAGACACCCACGTGGCCACGCTCATCGGCACCAAGTCGTTTGGCAAGGGCACGGTGCAGACGCTTCAAGATCTGCCGGATGGCGGTTCGCTGAAGTTCACCATCGCCCACTACCTCACGCCCGCGGGGCGCAACATCAACAAGAAGGGCATCAAGCCCGACATCGAGGTGAAGATGGACGCCGCCAAGGTGGGGCAGGCCACGGGCGACACGCAGCTGCAGGCGGCCGAGAAGTTCCTGAAGGGCAAGACGGCCGGTCACTGA
- the uvrC gene encoding excinuclease ABC subunit UvrC → MADAPERLTGGLGPPAFLSGEATDEVVARRIEEKLALLAPHPGVYLMKDAQGRVIYVGKATSLRARVRSYFQSSRDMHVRTRTMVSKVADFDTISTDSEMEALMLESNLIKKHRPVFNVKMRDDKRYPMLEVTLGETWPRLRLVRRPSGRRSRFFGPYSNAQALRKTMKVLARAFRVRTCSLPLEKPLDRPCLDYHIQQCTAPCTRFIGEDEYRASVLAACQFLEGHVDALLRSLRRQMEVASEALEFERCIRLRNIILAVEQVTERQKVISEGTDDLDVLGLVQRDGVACVTVLQVREGKLVDEQHFVLEAQLGVADDALAPRLDEGDDDSSASLAGAEGESEGKGRSTVRSFLTQYYGEGRFIPPDVLVPEPIEDAELLEQWLTDLRTRMSKADRAMAERAERALLVEAEPRRRAGERRTRVRLHVPRRGTRRELLELAVRNAERHLNEWRQSSHTQDQMAQNALDELQQALDLPRPPWRIECFDISNIQGKNPVASMVVFERGQSRKSDYRRFKIRSEDTPDDFRMMGEVLTRRLSGRGDERKFPHLPDLLMVDGGKGQLGVAMRVLAEQGLQHVPVCGLAKQEEIIILPGDGEGRFREVRLDLNAPALLLLRRVRDESHRFAITFHRELRGKKVSRSMLDLVDGIGKKRKRELLKHFGSLGALMDAPVEAIERVPGVGARLAAAIYEVLHAPRVDS, encoded by the coding sequence ATGGCTGACGCGCCAGAACGTCTCACGGGCGGCCTGGGGCCGCCCGCTTTCTTGTCGGGAGAAGCCACAGATGAGGTCGTTGCGCGGCGCATCGAAGAGAAGCTTGCGCTGCTGGCCCCGCATCCGGGGGTCTACCTGATGAAAGACGCCCAGGGACGGGTGATCTACGTCGGCAAGGCCACCAGTTTGCGTGCCCGCGTCCGGTCGTACTTCCAGTCGTCGCGCGACATGCACGTGCGCACCCGCACCATGGTCTCGAAGGTGGCCGATTTCGACACCATCAGCACCGACTCTGAGATGGAAGCGCTCATGCTCGAGTCGAACCTCATCAAGAAGCATCGGCCGGTCTTCAATGTGAAGATGCGCGACGACAAGCGCTACCCCATGCTCGAGGTGACCCTGGGCGAGACCTGGCCGCGTCTGCGCCTGGTGCGGCGGCCGAGCGGACGGCGCAGCCGCTTCTTCGGGCCGTACTCGAATGCGCAGGCGCTGCGCAAGACCATGAAGGTGCTGGCCCGCGCTTTTCGCGTGCGCACCTGCTCGTTGCCCCTTGAGAAGCCCCTTGATCGCCCGTGCCTCGACTACCACATCCAGCAGTGCACCGCGCCGTGCACCCGCTTCATCGGTGAAGATGAGTATCGCGCCAGCGTGCTTGCGGCGTGCCAGTTCCTCGAGGGGCACGTCGACGCGCTGCTGCGCTCGCTGCGCCGACAGATGGAGGTGGCCTCAGAGGCGCTCGAGTTCGAGCGCTGCATTCGGTTGCGCAACATCATTCTCGCGGTCGAGCAGGTCACCGAGCGTCAGAAGGTCATCTCTGAGGGCACCGACGATCTCGACGTGCTCGGCCTGGTGCAACGCGATGGGGTAGCCTGCGTGACCGTGCTGCAGGTGCGCGAAGGCAAGCTGGTCGACGAGCAGCACTTCGTGCTCGAGGCCCAGCTCGGGGTGGCCGACGACGCCCTGGCCCCGCGGCTCGACGAGGGTGACGACGACTCCTCGGCCTCGCTCGCGGGGGCAGAAGGCGAGAGCGAGGGCAAGGGGCGCTCGACGGTGCGCTCGTTTCTCACCCAGTACTACGGCGAGGGGCGGTTCATTCCGCCGGACGTGCTCGTGCCCGAGCCCATCGAAGACGCCGAGCTGCTCGAGCAGTGGCTCACCGATCTGCGAACGCGCATGTCGAAGGCCGATCGCGCCATGGCCGAGCGCGCTGAGCGGGCGCTGCTCGTCGAGGCCGAGCCTCGTCGACGGGCAGGGGAGCGGCGCACCCGCGTGCGCCTGCACGTGCCTCGGCGTGGCACGCGCCGCGAGCTGCTCGAGCTGGCGGTGCGCAATGCCGAGCGTCACCTCAATGAGTGGCGTCAGTCGAGCCACACGCAGGATCAGATGGCCCAGAACGCCCTCGACGAGCTGCAACAGGCCCTCGACCTGCCGCGGCCGCCGTGGCGCATCGAGTGCTTCGACATCTCGAACATCCAGGGCAAGAACCCCGTGGCGTCGATGGTGGTGTTCGAGCGGGGGCAGTCGCGCAAGTCAGACTACCGGCGCTTCAAGATCCGCAGCGAAGACACGCCGGACGACTTCCGCATGATGGGCGAGGTGCTCACCCGTCGCTTGAGCGGTCGGGGCGACGAGCGCAAGTTTCCCCATCTCCCCGATCTGCTCATGGTCGACGGGGGCAAGGGGCAGCTGGGCGTGGCCATGCGCGTGCTCGCCGAGCAGGGCCTGCAGCACGTGCCCGTGTGCGGCCTGGCCAAGCAGGAGGAGATCATCATCCTCCCTGGTGATGGCGAGGGTCGCTTTCGCGAAGTGCGTCTCGATCTCAACGCCCCCGCGCTGCTGCTGCTGCGCCGCGTGCGCGACGAGAGCCATCGCTTCGCCATCACGTTCCACCGCGAGCTGCGCGGCAAGAAGGTGTCGCGCTCGATGCTCGATCTGGTCGATGGCATCGGCAAGAAGCGCAAGCGCGAGCTGCTCAAGCACTTCGGCTCGCTGGGGGCGCTGATGGACGCCCCCGTGGAGGCCATCGAGCGCGTGCCGGGCGTCGGCGCGCGCCTGGCCGCCGCCATCTACGAGGTGCTGCACGCGCCGCGCGTGGATAGCTGA